A genomic stretch from Mesomycoplasma neurolyticum includes:
- the rpsT gene encoding 30S ribosomal protein S20, which produces MANIKSKIKRIKTNEKSRVRNAAIKSRLRKAIKKAKLAIVAKQSNAQELVSKAHKEVNTAVSKGVLHRNNGSRKISRLDLFVNKNLNPSSSN; this is translated from the coding sequence ATGGCAAATATAAAATCAAAGATCAAAAGAATTAAAACAAATGAAAAATCCAGAGTAAGAAATGCAGCTATTAAATCAAGATTAAGAAAAGCTATTAAAAAAGCCAAATTGGCTATTGTCGCTAAACAAAGCAATGCTCAAGAATTAGTTTCAAAAGCTCACAAAGAAGTTAATACAGCTGTTTCAAAAGGTGTTTTACACAGAAATAATGGTTCAAGAAAAATTTCTAGACTTGATCTTTTTGTTAACAAAAATTTAAATCCTAGTTCTAGCAACTAA
- a CDS encoding restriction endonuclease subunit S, whose product MQWCKRNKGIYDIYSSKTIDEKPITKINEYDFEDYYITIAGSGANCGKFFYRKGKFSIMQSVWLIVNNQTLSLTNIFIFYLEIKKRWAVLVRE is encoded by the coding sequence ATGCAATGATGTAAACGAAATAAAGGTATTTATGACATATATTCTTCTAAAACCATTGACGAAAAACCAATAACTAAAATTAATGAATATGATTTTGAAGATTATTATATAACAATTGCTGGTAGTGGAGCTAATTGTGGAAAATTTTTTTATAGAAAAGGCAAATTTTCTATAATGCAAAGTGTTTGATTAATAGTAAACAATCAAACATTATCACTAACAAATATCTTTATTTTTTACTTGGAAATAAAAAAAAGATGAGCGGTTTTGGTAAGAGAATAA